The Vulgatibacter sp. genome window below encodes:
- a CDS encoding ATP-binding protein yields MIDRNQEIVDVLIRLSQGDMTARLQRSYDRGVDDAIAYCVNLLATEFERLLAEREQNVRAQRNVLEATLEALLDPVLLVDPAGLVLRGNRAASALFGLGAEALPGTSLVALATPDESAFAAGLAAHVEREAVRDRETGFRIAEGHTTLPVSASAYRDAEGQVRGIVVVIRDDRDLRAARAQLQMTDRLAAMGTIAAGVAHEINNPLAFVISNLEFLAEELDEKRLAPYGEDATELRAALEAACRGSERVRQIVQDLRTFSRADRDSFRPVDVNQLIHSTISMLDNEIRHHASVRLDLGTIPHVEANETKLGQVFLNLIHNAVQAIPPGRVSENSIRITSGTDAKGNVVVSVEDTGQGIEPGHLDRIFDAFFTTKPVGVGTGLGLSICHQVVTKLGGTISVASVVGQGTIFKVALPPSQQPAATSGSAPEVASERRRRILVIDDENEVGQSVRRILRRHHDVDAVQRADAALRLLASTSYDVILCDVMMPEMTGMEFFERLQHERPELTNQVVFMSGGAFSPEARAFLNAQKGPSLEKPFEARALRTLIDEVVGDG; encoded by the coding sequence GTGATCGATCGCAACCAGGAGATCGTCGACGTTTTGATCCGCCTCTCGCAGGGAGACATGACGGCACGCCTCCAGCGGAGCTACGACCGCGGCGTCGACGACGCGATCGCCTATTGCGTCAACCTCCTCGCCACCGAGTTCGAGCGGCTCCTCGCCGAGCGCGAGCAGAACGTGCGAGCACAGCGCAACGTCCTCGAGGCCACCCTGGAGGCGCTGCTCGACCCCGTGCTCCTCGTCGATCCCGCGGGGCTGGTGCTGCGCGGCAACCGGGCGGCGTCGGCGCTCTTCGGCCTCGGGGCGGAGGCCTTGCCGGGCACCTCCCTCGTGGCCCTGGCGACACCGGACGAGAGCGCCTTTGCCGCTGGACTCGCGGCGCACGTCGAGCGCGAAGCCGTGCGCGATCGGGAGACGGGCTTCCGGATCGCCGAGGGGCACACCACACTCCCCGTGAGCGCTTCCGCCTACCGTGACGCAGAAGGACAGGTCCGGGGCATCGTGGTGGTGATCCGCGACGACCGGGATCTCCGCGCCGCCCGCGCCCAGCTCCAGATGACCGACCGCCTGGCCGCGATGGGGACGATCGCCGCCGGCGTCGCCCACGAGATCAACAACCCGCTGGCCTTCGTGATCTCGAATCTCGAATTCCTCGCGGAGGAGCTCGACGAGAAGCGCCTGGCGCCGTACGGGGAGGACGCCACCGAGCTCCGTGCGGCCCTCGAAGCCGCGTGCAGGGGAAGCGAGCGGGTGCGCCAGATCGTGCAGGACCTGCGGACCTTCTCGCGCGCCGACCGGGACTCCTTCCGCCCCGTCGACGTGAACCAGCTGATCCACTCCACGATCTCGATGCTCGACAACGAGATCCGCCACCACGCCTCGGTGCGCCTGGACCTCGGCACCATTCCCCACGTCGAGGCGAACGAGACCAAGCTGGGCCAGGTCTTCCTCAACCTGATCCACAACGCGGTGCAGGCGATCCCACCGGGCCGCGTCTCCGAGAACTCGATCCGGATCACCAGCGGAACCGACGCGAAGGGGAACGTCGTGGTCTCGGTGGAGGATACGGGGCAGGGGATCGAGCCGGGGCACCTCGACCGGATCTTCGACGCCTTCTTCACCACCAAGCCGGTGGGCGTCGGCACCGGCCTCGGGCTCTCGATCTGCCACCAGGTGGTCACCAAGCTCGGTGGCACCATCTCGGTGGCGAGCGTGGTGGGGCAGGGGACGATCTTCAAGGTGGCGCTTCCGCCCTCGCAGCAGCCGGCGGCGACCAGCGGCTCGGCGCCGGAGGTGGCCAGCGAGAGGCGGCGGCGCATCCTCGTGATCGACGACGAGAACGAGGTGGGCCAGTCCGTGCGAAGGATCCTCCGCCGCCACCACGACGTGGACGCGGTGCAGCGCGCGGACGCGGCGCTGCGGCTGCTCGCGAGCACGAGCTACGACGTGATCCTCTGCGACGTGATGATGCCGGAGATGACGGGCATGGAGTTCTTCGAGCGCCTGCAGCACGAGCGCCCCGAGCTCACCAACCAGGTCGTCTTCATGTCGGGCGGCGCGTTCAGCCCGGAGGCGCGGGCCTTCCTCAACGCACAGAAGGGGCCGAGCCTCGAGAAGCCCTTCGAGGCGCGGGCGCTCCGGACCTTGATCGACGAGGTCGTCGGGGATGGATGA
- a CDS encoding PilZ domain-containing protein has protein sequence MSNKRRVPRQKRRLNVRFRSEGGRERSAFTGDVSRDGLYVTCATPELPGRLLELDVELPGVGEVQVSGVVAWTKRVPHQLQSVTRGGFGVEIRLSPWEWAAFFDRAASKAS, from the coding sequence ATGTCGAACAAGCGCCGCGTGCCTCGCCAGAAGAGGCGCCTCAACGTCCGTTTCCGTTCCGAGGGGGGTCGCGAACGCTCGGCCTTCACCGGCGACGTGAGCCGCGACGGCCTCTACGTCACCTGCGCCACCCCCGAACTGCCCGGCCGTCTCCTCGAGCTGGACGTCGAGCTCCCCGGCGTCGGCGAGGTGCAGGTGAGCGGCGTGGTGGCTTGGACCAAGCGCGTGCCCCACCAGCTCCAGTCCGTGACCCGCGGCGGCTTCGGCGTCGAGATCCGCCTCTCGCCCTGGGAGTGGGCGGCGTTCTTCGACCGCGCTGCCAGCAAGGCTTCCTGA
- a CDS encoding serine/threonine-protein kinase, whose product MDEAPANGGLAGLDPVLLAEALLLSLDRGQLAAVEVRPDASGFQVVGERAGSDLLLDVLPLPLGDALAARLALLAGLDIAREEEQLGRIRTRRAGISHAAEHLISMRRTDAGRSVEVRALVTPSLASAGSGPANRSLATYELRDEIGRGGMGVVYRGEHQVLQKPVAIKVLHHGLVRGAEAATRLIMEARAACRARHPAIVDVSDIGRLPDGRTFLVMELVEAPTLDVVLAAGPLPVARVLRIAAQLAGALVAAAEAGVVHRDIKPGNLFLLPGDRVKVADFGLARIRRDAGDSSSPGGVAGTAWYMAPEQAAGLPADARSDLYALGVVMFEMLTGRVPFDGDAPAAVFAAHRSRAVGAIVGPEGLVPPAVDAIVHRALEKDARDRFATPAAMLAAIEAAASTLGGEGAA is encoded by the coding sequence ATGGATGAGGCGCCCGCCAACGGCGGCCTGGCGGGGCTCGATCCCGTGCTTCTCGCCGAGGCGCTGCTTCTCTCCCTCGATCGCGGCCAGCTCGCCGCCGTCGAGGTGCGCCCCGATGCCAGCGGGTTCCAGGTGGTCGGCGAGAGGGCCGGGAGCGACTTGCTGCTCGATGTGCTGCCGCTGCCGCTCGGCGACGCCCTCGCCGCCAGACTCGCGCTTCTCGCCGGCCTCGATATCGCCAGGGAGGAGGAGCAGCTCGGCCGCATCCGGACCCGCCGGGCCGGGATCAGCCACGCCGCCGAGCACCTGATCTCCATGCGGCGTACGGACGCTGGCCGCAGCGTCGAGGTGCGGGCGCTGGTGACGCCTTCCCTTGCGAGCGCTGGCTCCGGCCCGGCCAACCGATCCCTTGCGACCTACGAGCTCCGGGACGAGATCGGCAGGGGCGGCATGGGTGTCGTCTACCGGGGCGAGCACCAGGTGCTGCAGAAACCCGTCGCCATCAAGGTGCTCCATCACGGCCTGGTGCGCGGCGCCGAGGCGGCCACGCGGTTGATCATGGAGGCGCGCGCCGCCTGCCGTGCGCGGCATCCGGCGATCGTCGACGTGAGCGACATCGGCCGCCTGCCGGACGGCCGCACCTTCCTCGTGATGGAGCTGGTGGAGGCGCCAACCCTGGACGTGGTGCTCGCCGCGGGGCCCCTGCCGGTGGCGCGCGTCCTCCGGATCGCCGCGCAGCTCGCCGGCGCCCTCGTCGCCGCAGCGGAGGCCGGCGTGGTGCACCGGGACATCAAGCCGGGCAACCTCTTCCTGCTGCCCGGTGATCGGGTGAAGGTGGCCGACTTCGGCCTGGCGCGGATCCGTCGGGACGCAGGGGATTCGAGCAGCCCCGGTGGCGTCGCCGGCACCGCCTGGTACATGGCGCCGGAACAGGCGGCGGGGCTGCCCGCGGACGCCCGTTCGGATCTCTACGCGCTCGGCGTGGTGATGTTCGAGATGCTCACCGGCAGGGTGCCTTTCGACGGCGACGCGCCGGCGGCGGTGTTCGCCGCCCACAGGAGCCGCGCGGTGGGTGCCATCGTCGGCCCCGAGGGGCTGGTGCCCCCAGCGGTGGACGCGATCGTGCACCGGGCGCTGGAGAAGGATGCCCGCGACCGCTTCGCCACGCCTGCGGCGATGCTCGCTGCGATCGAGGCGGCTGCGTCGACCCTCGGCGGGGAGGGGGCAGCGTGA
- a CDS encoding prolyl oligopeptidase family serine peptidase, with protein MRIRLPLLLALAASPATALAAGPVTENLHGYAVTDAHRALESDAGAKGWIDRNNAAAEAFFAKLPGDRAAMEKRIDALSQVGGVAGASVHGDKTFFTRRTGDQEQPILYVRDGAGKETRLVDPMQLDKVGKVALDWYYPSPSGKQVVYGLSRDGSEDSVLHVLDVATGKQVGETIPYTRHASIAWLPDESGFYYTRYPKGDRYNRHVYFHRLGSDPAKDAYVFGKQNQKTDWVDVKLTPDGKRLFVNVSKGWAVSEIWMLEREKNDLQKVLPAELKALFAEPTFIDGRIVVRTNHEAPKFRVVAVDPKKPAPQHWKTLIAEGAWPLDGMAFVGGKLAVVRLEKAVSRLELYGKDGRKAGDVKLPDLGTISGADGEEKGDRLVITYASFLRPPGLYEIDVKSGKLAELATVPAPDVSKFVVEQLDYPSFDGTPVPMFVLRRKDVQPTGENPTLLTGYGGFNISLSPRFSPSALYWVERGGIFAVANLRGGSELGEEWHDAGRLANKHQVFRDFEYAMRHLIRSKWTKPAKLAITGGSNGGLLMGAMMTQAPELFRACVGRVGLYDMIRFDEWPPAELWVDEYGSAKNADQVGYLLGYSPYHQVMPGVSYPAFLGLTARADTRVTWIHTAKFVAALQEAHAGTAPILFHLEEKAGHGAGKGRSDRVKEEVMMFQFIDSQLAGDAQKLKAPARR; from the coding sequence ATGCGCATTCGACTGCCCCTGCTCCTGGCGCTCGCGGCTTCGCCCGCGACGGCGCTCGCAGCAGGTCCCGTCACCGAGAACCTCCACGGCTACGCCGTGACCGACGCCCACCGTGCCCTCGAGTCCGACGCCGGCGCGAAGGGCTGGATCGACCGGAACAACGCAGCAGCCGAGGCCTTCTTCGCGAAGCTGCCCGGCGACCGTGCTGCGATGGAGAAGCGGATCGACGCCCTCTCGCAGGTGGGCGGCGTCGCCGGCGCCTCGGTCCACGGCGACAAGACCTTCTTCACCAGGCGCACCGGCGATCAGGAGCAGCCCATCCTCTACGTGCGCGACGGCGCCGGGAAGGAGACGCGCCTCGTCGATCCCATGCAGCTCGACAAGGTCGGCAAGGTGGCCCTCGACTGGTACTACCCCTCGCCCTCGGGCAAGCAGGTGGTCTACGGCCTCTCGCGCGACGGCTCCGAGGACTCGGTCCTCCACGTCCTCGACGTGGCCACCGGCAAGCAGGTCGGCGAGACGATCCCCTATACCCGTCACGCCTCGATCGCCTGGCTGCCGGACGAGTCGGGCTTCTATTACACGCGCTATCCGAAGGGCGACCGCTACAACCGGCACGTCTACTTCCACCGCCTCGGCAGCGATCCGGCGAAGGACGCCTACGTCTTCGGCAAGCAGAACCAGAAGACCGACTGGGTCGACGTGAAGCTGACGCCGGACGGCAAGCGCCTCTTCGTCAACGTCTCGAAGGGCTGGGCGGTCTCCGAGATCTGGATGCTCGAGCGGGAGAAGAACGACCTGCAGAAGGTCCTCCCCGCAGAGCTGAAGGCGCTCTTCGCCGAGCCGACCTTCATCGACGGCCGGATCGTGGTGCGGACCAACCACGAGGCGCCGAAGTTCCGCGTCGTCGCCGTCGATCCGAAGAAGCCGGCGCCGCAGCACTGGAAGACGCTGATCGCGGAGGGGGCGTGGCCGCTGGACGGCATGGCCTTCGTGGGCGGCAAGCTCGCGGTGGTCCGTCTCGAGAAGGCGGTCTCCAGGCTCGAGCTCTACGGCAAGGACGGCAGGAAGGCCGGCGACGTGAAGCTGCCGGACCTCGGCACCATCTCCGGCGCCGACGGGGAGGAGAAGGGCGATCGCCTGGTGATCACCTACGCCTCCTTCCTCCGGCCCCCCGGTCTCTACGAGATCGACGTGAAGAGCGGCAAGCTCGCCGAGCTCGCCACCGTGCCCGCGCCGGACGTCTCGAAGTTCGTGGTCGAGCAGCTCGACTACCCGAGCTTCGACGGCACCCCGGTGCCGATGTTCGTGCTCCGCCGCAAGGACGTGCAGCCCACCGGCGAGAACCCCACGCTCCTCACCGGCTACGGCGGCTTCAACATCTCGCTCTCGCCGCGCTTCAGCCCCTCGGCGCTCTACTGGGTCGAGCGGGGCGGCATCTTCGCGGTGGCCAACCTCCGCGGCGGCTCCGAACTCGGCGAGGAATGGCACGACGCCGGCCGCCTCGCCAACAAGCACCAGGTCTTCCGCGACTTCGAATACGCGATGCGCCACCTCATCCGCTCGAAGTGGACGAAGCCCGCGAAGCTCGCCATCACCGGCGGCTCCAACGGCGGCCTGCTCATGGGCGCGATGATGACCCAGGCGCCGGAGCTCTTCCGCGCCTGCGTGGGCCGGGTCGGCCTCTACGACATGATCCGCTTCGACGAGTGGCCGCCCGCCGAGCTCTGGGTGGACGAATACGGCTCCGCGAAGAACGCCGACCAGGTCGGCTACCTCCTCGGCTACTCGCCCTACCACCAGGTGATGCCGGGTGTTTCCTACCCGGCCTTCCTCGGCCTCACCGCCAGGGCCGACACCCGCGTCACCTGGATCCACACGGCGAAATTCGTCGCCGCGCTCCAGGAGGCCCACGCCGGCACCGCGCCGATCCTCTTCCACCTCGAGGAGAAGGCGGGCCACGGCGCCGGCAAGGGCCGGTCGGACCGGGTGAAGGAGGAGGTGATGATGTTCCAGTTCATCGACTCCCAGCTCGCCGGTGACGCGCAGAAGCTGAAGGCGCCTGCACGTCGTTAG
- a CDS encoding diheme cytochrome c-553, with the protein MGRDLRVVLVAAVLLAIGLFGVAAGAQGQAPPTNRGATQGRADPKMVERGAYLARIAGCGDCHTPMKMDPALGVLAPDMSRAFSGHPQGGAKPGGKLGEKDVGLIGPTFTSFQLPFGTVYAANLTPHETGIGNWTEQQFVQAMRTGMHLGDPKARPILPPMPWQNLMGATDQDLKAIFAYFKSLPPIANAVPQPEVQPAVYEQLTRAYAKMREQAPTGMDANMKKRAMEPQQKKQGPPKPR; encoded by the coding sequence ATGGGTCGCGATCTACGCGTCGTCCTGGTGGCAGCGGTGCTTCTGGCAATCGGGCTCTTCGGCGTCGCAGCTGGCGCGCAGGGGCAGGCGCCGCCGACCAACCGCGGCGCGACCCAGGGCAGGGCCGACCCGAAGATGGTCGAGCGCGGCGCCTATCTCGCCCGGATCGCCGGCTGCGGCGATTGCCACACGCCGATGAAGATGGACCCGGCCCTCGGCGTGCTCGCGCCCGACATGAGCCGCGCCTTCTCCGGCCACCCGCAGGGCGGAGCGAAGCCCGGCGGCAAGCTCGGCGAGAAGGACGTCGGCCTGATCGGCCCGACCTTCACCTCGTTCCAGCTCCCCTTCGGCACCGTCTACGCGGCGAACCTCACGCCCCACGAGACCGGCATCGGCAACTGGACCGAGCAGCAATTCGTCCAGGCGATGCGGACCGGCATGCACCTCGGCGATCCGAAGGCCCGGCCGATCCTGCCGCCGATGCCCTGGCAGAACCTCATGGGCGCCACCGATCAGGACCTGAAGGCGATCTTCGCCTACTTCAAGTCCCTGCCGCCCATCGCCAACGCGGTGCCCCAGCCCGAGGTGCAGCCCGCCGTCTACGAGCAGCTCACCAGGGCCTACGCGAAGATGCGGGAGCAGGCGCCCACCGGCATGGACGCGAACATGAAGAAGCGGGCGATGGAGCCGCAGCAGAAGAAGCAGGGGCCGCCGAAGCCCCGGTGA
- a CDS encoding alpha/beta fold hydrolase gives MLATIRVGAGPRPVVLIHGFLGSGRNLASFARRWAQLDPQLSFVLPDLPGHGISPAVADDADLGAIARDVLAAARAEGIEGPLSWVGHSFGGRVSLAASLVVPEAVREVTLLDIAPGPIAHGTSESAQVLDKLLEAPAQAPDRETMRRFLAGRGIKPGIVEWLLMNLVHTDAGYVWRIDRDALARLHERVNAADLWEAVERPGAQVRCVRGALAHYVTDASKERMERAGCPVATLEGSGHFVHVDAPDQLLALLTGQARWA, from the coding sequence ATGCTCGCCACCATCCGCGTCGGAGCGGGCCCGCGCCCCGTCGTCCTCATCCACGGCTTCCTCGGCTCCGGCCGCAACCTCGCCTCCTTCGCCAGGCGTTGGGCGCAGCTCGATCCCCAGCTCTCCTTCGTGCTCCCCGATCTGCCCGGGCACGGCATCTCGCCCGCGGTGGCGGACGACGCCGACCTCGGCGCCATCGCCCGCGACGTGCTCGCAGCGGCGCGCGCCGAGGGGATCGAGGGACCGCTCTCCTGGGTGGGCCACTCCTTCGGTGGCCGCGTCTCCCTCGCCGCCTCGCTGGTGGTGCCGGAGGCGGTGCGCGAGGTGACCCTGCTCGACATCGCGCCGGGCCCCATCGCCCACGGCACCTCGGAGAGCGCGCAGGTCCTCGACAAGCTCCTCGAGGCGCCGGCGCAGGCGCCGGATCGCGAGACGATGCGGCGCTTTCTCGCCGGGCGCGGGATCAAGCCGGGGATCGTCGAGTGGCTCCTCATGAACCTGGTCCACACCGACGCCGGCTACGTCTGGCGGATCGACCGCGACGCCCTCGCCCGGCTCCACGAGCGGGTCAACGCCGCCGACCTCTGGGAGGCGGTGGAGCGGCCCGGCGCGCAGGTGCGCTGCGTGCGCGGCGCCCTCGCCCATTACGTCACCGACGCATCGAAGGAGCGGATGGAGCGCGCGGGCTGTCCGGTGGCGACGCTCGAGGGGAGCGGCCACTTCGTCCACGTCGACGCACCGGACCAGCTGCTCGCGCTCCTCACCGGCCAGGCACGGTGGGCCTGA
- a CDS encoding protein kinase domain-containing protein, which yields MSGTRTVLVVDDERDVVDALRRALRDADREVLGCTRPADALEILARRHVDLVIADLDMPEMHGLELLRRIRRDHPDATRIVLTGRPDLDSALEAINHGEVHRYLTKPWQLVALRQTVDACLERLEESRRAADAARRASLRMALREQLELLHPGITRVELEEGAVPLDPGRIDAAWTFRDPVATAPDVHWRNVAQNGMALVPPHLEALSGTTLERRFRLEEPIGSGGFGVVYRAVQLSLERRVAVKLLRASAAEGTHLERFRIEALSSCRVVHPNAVTVLDAGVGDGGLAYLVMELLSGETLSQRLRRGETLPFDEGARIAGDVCAALAVAHASGIVHRDVKPANVFLHRGPEGPVTKLLDFGIATLASARAASTHGHLLGTPAYIAPERVAGRAADGRADVYSVGVLLYEVLCGARPLEAPSPFELSRQHLVVHPRPLHAIDPSVPAPLDQLVARMLAKDPAERPTAAEAAASLRDLASWLPAAHMRRASLAASLATRSER from the coding sequence GTGAGCGGCACGCGGACCGTGCTCGTCGTCGACGACGAGCGGGACGTCGTCGACGCCCTCCGCCGGGCGCTCCGGGACGCGGACCGCGAGGTGCTGGGGTGCACCCGGCCCGCGGACGCCCTGGAGATCCTCGCGCGGCGCCACGTCGATCTGGTGATCGCCGACCTCGACATGCCGGAGATGCACGGGCTCGAGCTGCTCCGACGCATCCGGCGCGACCATCCGGACGCGACCCGGATCGTGCTCACCGGCCGCCCGGATCTCGACAGCGCGCTCGAGGCGATCAACCACGGAGAGGTCCATCGCTACCTCACCAAGCCCTGGCAGCTCGTGGCGCTCCGGCAGACCGTGGATGCCTGCCTCGAACGCCTCGAGGAGTCTCGGCGCGCCGCCGACGCAGCGCGCCGGGCGTCGCTGCGCATGGCGCTCCGCGAGCAGCTGGAGCTGCTGCACCCGGGGATCACCCGGGTGGAACTCGAGGAGGGAGCCGTTCCTCTCGACCCCGGCCGTATCGACGCTGCGTGGACGTTCCGCGATCCGGTCGCCACCGCACCGGACGTCCACTGGCGCAACGTGGCGCAGAACGGGATGGCCCTGGTGCCGCCGCACCTCGAGGCGCTCTCCGGCACGACCCTCGAGCGGCGCTTCCGGCTCGAGGAGCCGATTGGCAGCGGCGGTTTCGGCGTGGTCTACCGCGCGGTGCAGCTCTCGCTCGAGCGCCGGGTGGCGGTGAAGTTGCTCCGCGCCTCCGCGGCGGAAGGCACGCACCTCGAGCGCTTCCGGATCGAGGCGCTCTCGAGCTGCAGGGTGGTCCATCCCAACGCGGTGACGGTGCTCGATGCAGGCGTGGGCGACGGCGGCCTGGCCTACCTGGTGATGGAGCTGCTCAGCGGCGAGACCTTGTCGCAGCGCCTCCGGCGAGGGGAGACGCTGCCTTTCGACGAAGGGGCGCGCATCGCCGGGGACGTCTGCGCCGCCCTCGCCGTCGCCCACGCGTCCGGGATCGTCCACCGGGACGTCAAGCCCGCGAACGTCTTTCTCCACCGGGGGCCGGAAGGGCCCGTCACCAAGCTCCTCGACTTCGGGATCGCGACCCTGGCCTCGGCCCGCGCCGCCAGCACCCACGGCCACCTCCTCGGCACGCCCGCGTACATCGCGCCGGAGCGGGTGGCGGGGCGTGCCGCTGACGGCAGGGCCGACGTCTACAGCGTCGGGGTGCTGCTCTACGAGGTGCTCTGCGGCGCGCGCCCGCTGGAGGCACCGAGCCCCTTCGAGCTCTCCCGCCAGCATCTCGTGGTCCATCCGCGGCCGCTCCACGCCATCGATCCGTCGGTTCCGGCGCCACTCGACCAGCTGGTGGCGCGCATGCTGGCGAAGGATCCCGCCGAGCGGCCCACTGCTGCCGAGGCGGCAGCCTCCCTGCGGGATCTGGCGAGCTGGTTGCCGGCAGCGCACATGCGCCGGGCCTCCCTCGCGGCGAGCCTCGCCACCCGGAGCGAGAGATAG
- a CDS encoding VOC family protein, translating to MTRLDSLTPLLIVDAIEPQLVFWCERLGFNRTEEVPDDGAIGFVILEKDGHTLMLQSRRSVEKDEPKALAGGMPRGHLFLVVQELDEVIGSLEGYEQVMERRTTFYGMAEVAYRDPAGNWITFAQQMATTIGPG from the coding sequence ATGACCCGCCTCGACAGCCTCACGCCGCTGCTCATCGTCGACGCCATCGAGCCGCAGCTCGTCTTCTGGTGCGAGCGCCTCGGCTTCAACCGCACCGAGGAGGTGCCGGACGACGGCGCGATCGGCTTCGTCATCCTCGAGAAGGACGGCCACACGCTGATGCTCCAGAGCCGGCGCAGCGTGGAGAAGGACGAGCCGAAGGCCCTCGCCGGCGGCATGCCCCGCGGCCACCTCTTCCTCGTGGTGCAGGAGCTCGACGAGGTGATCGGCTCCCTCGAAGGCTACGAGCAGGTGATGGAGCGCCGGACCACCTTCTACGGGATGGCCGAGGTGGCCTACCGCGACCCTGCCGGCAACTGGATCACCTTCGCCCAGCAGATGGCCACCACCATCGGTCCGGGGTAG
- a CDS encoding sigma 54-dependent Fis family transcriptional regulator: MEETQSLLMPGPSAAPPIENLPVLVILWSVDEPDRVGEVAVVPRGRCSLGRLEPGPGDPVARLVFCRQRPGRSDLTGAIRSPLVSREQLALERSAGSTVLVQNRGRGALLVDGRRSDEAVLGPGSLVELDSRLLLGLFLRPASLPAPAPGTVLERHAFGCADRAGLIGESPASWALRERVAFVAPRHAHVLVRGESGTGKELVARALHEGSGRRTRPLVSRNAATIPEGLVDAELFGNAKGYPNPGMPERRGLVGEADGGTLFLDEFGELPEAAQAHLLRVLDEGEYSRLGEARPSRADLRLVAATNRGDEALKHDVLARFRLRVDVPDLNARREDVPLLARGLLGRIARSDPSIASRFFPGGDPDAGARISCGLVRQLVAHRYRTHVRELEALLWQSLQASRSDSLLPIELPPDPLGDEAGRVDPESLDPAAIQACLDRHGGRQGPAWRELGLSSRHVLGRLVKRHRLRVRGRSG; this comes from the coding sequence ATGGAGGAGACCCAGTCGCTGCTCATGCCCGGACCGTCGGCGGCGCCGCCGATCGAGAACCTGCCGGTCCTCGTGATCCTCTGGTCCGTCGACGAGCCGGACCGCGTGGGCGAGGTGGCGGTCGTGCCCCGGGGGCGGTGCAGCCTGGGCCGGCTCGAGCCCGGGCCGGGCGATCCGGTGGCCCGCCTCGTCTTCTGCAGGCAGCGGCCCGGTCGCTCCGATCTCACCGGGGCGATACGCAGCCCCCTCGTCTCACGGGAGCAGCTGGCCCTGGAGCGCAGCGCCGGGAGCACGGTGCTGGTGCAGAATCGCGGGCGGGGCGCGCTGCTCGTCGACGGAAGGAGGAGCGACGAGGCGGTGCTGGGGCCGGGCAGCCTCGTCGAGCTCGATAGCCGGCTGCTGCTCGGACTCTTTCTGCGCCCGGCCTCGCTGCCGGCGCCGGCGCCGGGCACCGTGCTCGAGCGCCACGCGTTCGGCTGCGCGGACCGGGCGGGACTCATCGGCGAATCGCCGGCATCCTGGGCGCTGCGGGAGCGCGTCGCCTTCGTCGCTCCGCGGCACGCCCACGTGCTGGTGCGGGGGGAGAGCGGCACCGGCAAGGAGCTCGTCGCCCGGGCGCTCCACGAGGGATCGGGGCGGCGGACGCGGCCCCTCGTCTCCCGCAACGCGGCGACGATCCCCGAGGGGCTGGTGGACGCGGAGCTCTTCGGCAACGCGAAGGGCTACCCGAACCCCGGCATGCCGGAGCGAAGGGGCCTGGTCGGCGAGGCCGACGGCGGGACGCTCTTCCTCGACGAATTCGGCGAGCTGCCCGAGGCGGCGCAGGCCCACCTGCTGCGCGTCCTCGACGAGGGCGAATACAGCCGCCTCGGCGAGGCACGTCCGTCCCGAGCGGATCTGCGCCTCGTCGCCGCCACCAACCGTGGCGACGAAGCGCTCAAGCACGATGTCCTCGCGCGCTTCCGCCTCCGGGTCGACGTCCCCGACCTCAACGCCCGGCGGGAGGACGTGCCGCTGCTGGCGAGGGGCCTGCTCGGACGGATCGCACGGAGTGACCCCAGCATCGCGAGCCGGTTCTTTCCGGGCGGCGATCCCGATGCAGGTGCGCGGATCTCCTGTGGGCTGGTGCGCCAGCTGGTGGCGCACCGCTACCGCACCCACGTGCGAGAGCTCGAGGCGCTCCTCTGGCAGAGCCTGCAGGCGAGCCGCAGCGATTCGCTCCTGCCGATCGAGCTGCCGCCCGATCCCCTGGGCGACGAGGCGGGACGCGTCGACCCCGAATCCCTCGATCCGGCGGCGATCCAGGCTTGTCTCGATCGCCACGGCGGGCGGCAGGGACCTGCATGGCGGGAGCTCGGGCTGAGCAGCCGACACGTCCTCGGGCGGCTGGTGAAGCGGCACCGCCTGCGGGTGCGGGGGCGAAGCGGCTGA